The sequence below is a genomic window from Humulus lupulus chromosome 3, drHumLupu1.1, whole genome shotgun sequence.
AGCCCAACCATTCAGACGAGTTCTCATTTTCTCAAGGATAACTTCACAGTCACTTGCCCTCCATTTAGTTGGTCTCAACAGAACACCCAAATAACTCAAGGGGAACTGCCCTTCAAGCAAATTAGAACACTGAAGTAGAGTAATTTTATCTCCAGGAGCAAGCCCACCAATATATATTCTAGATCTGCTTTGATTAATAGAGAGACCCGATGTCTTGGTGAAAGCTTTAAACACTTGCTGAATTATCATGACTGATCTCGGGTTAGCTTTGCAAAATAGGAGGAGATCATCAACGAAACAAAGACTAACAAGCTTTAAAGACTTACATAAAGGATGAAATTTGAAATCTTTCTCCATAGAAGCCTTTAACAACAAACGAGTAAGATAATCCATCACCATGACAAACAATAAAGGCGATATTGGGTCTCCTTGTCTGAGACCTTTAGCTCCTTGAAACTGACCTTGAATGCTGCCATTCATCACTAAAGAATAGGAAGACCCCCTAAGGCAAACCATGACCCATCTAATAAATCTCATCGGAAAACAAAAGGCATAAAGGTGGTTTTCCAAAAAATCCCAATCAATTGAGATATACGCCTTGCTAATATCAATCTTCATAAGGCATCGAGGGGAAATATTTTTCCTATTGTAACCTTTAAGTAAGTCTTGAAGAATAAGCACATTATGGGAAAGAGAGCGATGCTTAATAAAGGCCCCTAATTCTGACTAATCAAAGAAGGAAGAATAGATTTTAGCCTATTACACAACATTTTAGATATGCATTTGTATATAGTATTGCAACAAGCAATAGGCCTAAAGTCAGAAGCATTTACTGGCTGGTCCACTTTCGGGATTAGAGATAAGAGAGTATTAATTAAAGACTGAGGAACGCAAGCTGACTCAAAAAATTCAAGAACAACAAAAGCAATTTCCTTACCAATATCCTTCCATAATGCTTTAAGAAAGCCCGACCCATACCCATTCGGACCTAGGCTTTTGAGAGAATGGATGCTAAACATCGCTGCTTTAACCTCTTGGACAGTGAATGGCTTGATCAAACTCAGTTGGGCTTCACTGCTCAAAACCGAGCCATAACCTATTGCTTGAGCATCAATAATACCCGTAGCTTGGCTAGCTGTACCCAGAAAGCTCTTAAAATGCTGCAGAAAATGATTAGTAACTTTAGAATAATCATCAACGATCAGCCCTTCATCAGAAACATAGGAAACAATCCTATTAGCTAACTTCCATTTCTTTAAACTAGCATGAAAAAAAGAAGAGTTGTCATCCCCAAATCGTAACCAGTCTATTTTACTCTTTTGATAGAGGTAACTAGCATACAATTTCTCTTGCCTCTTAAACTCAAGAAAAGCTTCACGATCCTCATTACACAACATACTATTGGACGGATCAGCAAAGCATTTAGAATGAGCCTGCTGATATAAGCTTTTGCTTCTCTCATAGTTACAAGCTACATCCCCCATTACCGTCCTGTTAAACTCCTTCAAGACATGCTTAAGACGGGTAAGTTTCCAGCTGATTTGCTCTAAACCTCTGCCATTATACATTAATGTTTTCGACCAGTTAGATACAACTGTTACTTTAAATTGAGGGTGAGAGATCCACATGTTATAAAATCGAAAAGGCTTCACCCCAACCCTTAGAGCATGCATATTTTTTTATCAGAATAAGAGAATGATCTGACCCAATCTCCCATTGAGAACAAGCCGAAACTAAAGGGTATTCATCCAGCCAAGATTCATTTACAAATACCCTATCCAACTTGGAAAAAATACGATCCCCTCCTTCTTGATTATTAGACCAAGTGTAAAAAGGATCCAAAATCTTCATTTCTTCAACTAAACCAAGATCAAGCCACTGTCTAGCATCCTCCATTTCTTTCACTGTGATAGGCCTGCCTCCCAATCTGTCATTCGGAGCAAAAACAACATTAAAATCCCCAAGAATCATCCAAGCTTTACTAGGCCAATGCAAATGGGACAAATCGTGCCATAAGGATCTCCTAGTCTCCAAACTATTAGAGCCATAAACAAATGTAAGACAAAAACCAGGTTTATTGTATAATCTCACTTGAAAGTGTAAGAATTGGTCACTTTCCTGGATCACATCAAAATGCACCAACTTAGATTTACAAATCACTAAAATTCTACCCTCCACTAAATCACTAATGTAATACTCCCAACTAAAAAAAGTAGAACTCATaacttcttttatttttgttcccTTGATTTTTGTTTCAAGAAGAGCCCCAATCCCAACTTTATTCAATCTACAAACATCCAGAACCATCTTCTGTTTATTCAACTTATTCAGccctctaacattccaactcaTTATGTTGTTGCAATCCATACTTGTCTGATGTGGTTGGGATTGTAGTTGCTGGTTTCTGATATTCCTGAAGGACACTAAACTGGTTTATGGCATGTTTAACTGAATTCTGGACTCCCTGCCTCTTGACTCTTGTAGTTTTCGGAGAAATCCAATGAGTCTCTACCGGATTAGTAGAAGCCTAGACAGCAGCTAACTGAGAAGAATTTTCTTGATGAATTAAATCAGCAGCAATCAGACTTACATTTTTCTCAGTCTCAGGAATCTCATCATTCGGGTGTACTGTCTTCTCTGCCTCAATTTGTCCTGCATTTTCATTGCCAGATTTTCCTTCCTTTTGCTTCAAACCCTTCTGCCTCCAAACAGCTTCAGAGAGATACTTACATGAAGATACTGAGTGTCCCAATTTCTTACAATTAGTACACTTTGTTGGCAACCATTCATAGTCTATAATCTGTTCCATAATTTAACCCTTCTCATTGAAATAACTAATGAACTTCGGAAGAGTATCAGTTATCTCCATCTCAACTAAGATACGAGCAAACTTTATCATCGAACGATTCTTAGTTATTTTGTCAATCATTATGGGCTTACCTATTGTGCTAACAAGAGCACTCAAACAATTCACTACCCAGTATTGCAATCCAAGATCAGGTAACTGGATCCACACAGGCACTGATTTAATGGACTTCAATGATTCAATATCAGTAGTCCATGGGCAGAGGACAACTGGTTTCTTATCAAAATTCACCGCACCTGATTCCAACACTAAATCCCGTGTTGCTTCATCTCTGAATTTCACCATAGTAAACCCAACATTCATTCGGGCAACACTCACAATGCCAAGCTTGCTAGAAATCCGTTTAACAAATCCTTCAAAAACTGCCAGAGGTGGATTCGCCCCAATCACTACACATATCACAGCTGATTTCCAGAATGAAGCTTCCACTTCAATCTCCTCCATATCCAATTTCGCAATTACCTGGCCATCCTTCTGAAAAGGTTCCGAGTAATGAAGCTTTGTACAACCATGAGATGGAAGTGATTCCCGAAATTTTGCCCAGGTTTCCTTGGCTGAATCCTGGAACTATTGTTCTTCAACCTCTGTAGcccaagtcattttttcatggtCCTTGTCGAACTTACATTCCTTCTTCGAATATTCgcccaaatccctatcctcatgCTCATGTTCTTCTGTAATCCCCAAGCCTTCAAATTCTGCTATCACAGGTCGCTGTTGTTCATTATCCTCTCCATTGGATGAAGGGAGCTCTGAATCAACGACAGGTTTTGCAAGCTTCAGCCCAGGTTTTCGCCTCCTCGCCATGGAAGAGAGAGAGCCTGAGTATCACGCTAGGATTTATTATTCTTGGAGggatttatttttagttttatgttatttgatgtgtttttcaGTTGTTTTTTTTAGTTAGTTTGTATTGAGTTGTGTTTTAGAGTGTGAATTAAGTTGATGATAATTTCCATTTCAATATGATTGACTGTGATGTAGTATAATCAAAAGGAAAAGTTGATGCACTTCTGAaacaatctgtgtgcttggttagattactttgtttttttcACTATGATCtgttgacattagagatctattgctcataaattgcaaatgttataattgataattttatgcatgttgaatttagattgtggattgaaaaatattgaaaaaaattcTAGAACATGTTTGcttatttgagatgaaatttgaaacaatgcacatttaggaaaatgatataggcaatttttggactggttgtgTCTTTCgagctaaccctattaaattttatccttagtcaacctttttgagccttataactattttcttgttaacacattcttttgagcctaGCTATGAACTAGATTACCATTTACtcttttgacccataccatgagcatgaaaactattatgtgaggggagtgaatgtgtaatgggatgtatgtatcatgtgttattcagaaaattccttgtgattgagaaaagttaaagaaagaaaagaaaaagaaagtgcaAAATAATTACACTCCCAAACAATTATCcattgaaaaatcaaagtttgggggagtgtattatgagaaagaaaaataagaatgaGATGGTTTTGCATAGTTTTCTCAAACgttgaaaagaaagaagaaaaaaaattctcaatcattgcacagaaaaaggggtaacaagggatgagtggtttGAAGTTGATGGGAAATTTTGTTAGTTGGAATGCTTATGGTATGATTAAGCTTAAAATGTTTCTTTATCTACCtgtacctaagccttctattacaacctTTGTAAAGCCCTATGGATTCTTATTTAtgtatttgtttatattaatggataATAGTAAGTAGTGCAGGCATATagaaataatttggttatgtggttagttggtgagaatttgatgtgcataaagtagttcaattattttatttgcaagttatgagtaaatgagctttggCTTTAATGGATTACACTAAAGGGGTGAAGTATTTTGACTGGAAATctagattaatattttaaatagcatgattgtttttcctgagaattatatgTGCATAGTGTGACGTGTTGcgtcatgacacacctccaggggaccattttgtatatatgagcatgccttggtgcttgatcattagtcaagtcttgcaccaagtaacctcatgggtaggggatgacacttttgtaattatgcataggTCTCCCAGacaaaatcatatatgttcctgggaagactttatttccttagaaagctccttagggggaggtgacccggtgacttaaggaagcaccatggccaccagcagataggggcttaagttgtgtactcccttgccctatcaaggccttatatgaataaaatgatgtttttccatgtccctttgtgtatgctttctttacggtctatgtgttgcttgtttgttaccttcgttgggccattgtgtgccacttgacTATGTTGTATTCTCtggttgttgtgtgggatgttgtctctggatagcttgcctcgtgcttgctcctACTTCATAATTTctcttacttgtgtgagacttgtaacgtggctaaccattgagtttgcttgccgcaggtgtgaattctaggctgacttgctagctaagagcgctaacaagtgccgcacgttccgtcaattcgagtatcgaagttggcggcccatgacagttggtatcagagccaagttttagaaagcttggtgaccctgcatgatggtgagcaacactcaaaggattgAAGCGCTGGAGAGGTGCGTTGGAGAGCTAAACGGCCTAGACGAAAGAGTCAGGGATCTTAGCTCTGTCAGGCTAGAACCGGAGACGACTAACGCACAAAACCGCGTAGCTGTGCTGGATCAAGATACGACCAATCTACTAGCCCGCATAACTGCAATCGAGCAGAgggagaacctttcaagcacatccaataGTCCTCAGAGGGAGGAATGTATTGAGGCAGTGGAGCGAGCggtgaaggacctacaagaagcaTTAAGTGACCTTGTAGAGAATTGTAGGGGTGAGTTGAGGCATTGAAGgatgagatgttggagatgaacaccaagctgaacctcaccatgagggcggttgggaatcagcctgcaactggacccattggcatggaatatgggagagtaaaagtccctgagccgaggccctatggTGGGGCTAGAGACGTGAAGGCcttagagaacttcctctttgatatggagcattacttcaAAGCCGTGAGAGCTGAATCAGAAGATGGCAAGGTAACCATGGCAACGATGTACTTATCTGCAGATGCCAAAGTATGGTGGAGGACGAAGTACGACGACATTCAGAACGGAAAATGCACCATAGCAACATGGGAAGATCTAAAGAGAGAATTGAAGACGCAGTTTCTCCCTgaaaatgttgcctacatagctcgacgccagttgagagagctgaagcacactGGAACAATCCGAGAATACGTGAAGAAATTCTCTGGGTTAATGCTGGATAtcaaagacatgtccgaagtggacaaactCTTTGCATTTTTAGAAGGTCTGAagccttgggcaaagcaagagATCGAGAGGCAGCGAATGGCTGACCTAGCCactgctcaagctgctgccgaacgactgaatgattactcatcagggaacattcaatccaagaagaccaaTCCGTCGACTAGTGGAAGTAATGTTGGGAGTAAAATTTTTGGGAAGTCTTGGCAGAGAAAGAGTGGGGGAGGATAGAAAAGGAGTGTGGAGTCTAACTCTCCAAACAAAGTTAGTAACCCCCggttcaagaagcctcttacatgttggattTGTACTAGACCTCATAAGTCGACAGAGTGTCCTCACAAatccaagatgagtgccctccaggCGTCATTTGCCCAAGGGGAACAAACCaatgaagaggaggaggaggagtatacgcacatgggtgccctccagatgttgaatgctctcaagaaacatggtgcgaaagtgaagaagaccctTGGAAAGtgactaatgtatgtggacgccACTCTAAACGGTAAAATGGCTGGAAGTGTGATGATCGACACGAgcgccactcacaacttcatttcagagatcgaagctaaacttctgggactgaaatgggagaaggaccatggccgcatgaaagcggttaactcagaagccttggccacaatcgacgtggctaaaaaggtgaacatgaagatcggCTCGTGGGAGAGGCAGACTGACTTTGTGGTCGTgcgaatggatgactttgatgtgatattgggtatggacttccttacggaaaagggagccattcccatcccagctacaggaagcttactcataatgggggagacacctgcagtggtgcctgctaaagtagAGCAGCCCTCAGAAACCAAGTTGTTGTCAGCCTTACAATTGAAGAAGGGCGTGAGAAGATAAGAGACCacgtatattatcctacccacagtatacgaggatacggtggatgaagtcatTCCGCTAGaaattcgaatggtcttgaagaagtataGGGATGTTATGCCGGATCAACTTCCCAGagccttaccacctagaagaaggattgatcaccagattgagcTGGTG
It includes:
- the LOC133825582 gene encoding uncharacterized mitochondrial protein AtMg01250-like, which encodes MNGSIQGQFQGAKGLRQGDPISPLLFVMVMDYLTRLLLKASMEKDFKFHPLCKSLKLVSLCFVDDLLLFCKANPRSVMIIQQVFKAFTKTSGLSINQSRSRIYIGGLAPGDKITLLQCSNLLEGQFPLSYLGVLLRPTKWRASDCEVILEKMRTRLNGWASRHLTYAGRVQLINSVLLGIRSY